A genomic stretch from Hydrogenimonas urashimensis includes:
- the ftsA gene encoding cell division protein FtsA: protein MSKPLLAIDIGSSKISVVIAEKRENTIHVIGSGVAKSQGVRKGTITNIELTTRSIRQALSDAKRVAGTVASKAIISISGAYTRSINSSGIVNIPQQEIGISEINRVMQTALYNANIPNEYEVLHVLPYNFKVDEQEFIEDPFGMNASRLEVDTHIITAQKSSLSNLKKAVKSAGIEIDNVVLAGYASAISVLNDDERELGVCVIDMGGSTCEMVVHSGNSIRFNTFLAVGSNHITNDLSMALHTPLHVAERIKLEYGSLRSPSSDLIEIPVIGDEEENHEISLEIVYNVIQARVQETLMILAKELEKSNLRDQIGAGIVLTGGMTKLDGIRELAMAIFDNMPVRIARPSPVEGDFEPLNDPAFATVMGLLEYGAGGYTQYEIDSHRKMLHKKEPITTDEGELPTISPTSTGQEKENSIKLKNEDVKQTLARVAQEDKETFGQSLKKFWHWMTQIF, encoded by the coding sequence GTGAGCAAACCTCTCCTCGCCATTGATATCGGATCGAGCAAAATCAGCGTTGTCATCGCTGAAAAGAGAGAGAACACGATCCATGTCATAGGCTCGGGCGTCGCCAAATCCCAGGGTGTCCGCAAAGGAACGATCACCAATATCGAATTGACGACACGTTCGATCCGTCAGGCACTAAGCGATGCCAAACGCGTCGCCGGTACCGTCGCTTCCAAGGCGATCATCTCGATCTCCGGTGCCTACACCCGTTCGATCAACAGTTCCGGGATCGTCAACATCCCCCAGCAGGAGATCGGCATCAGTGAGATCAACCGCGTCATGCAGACAGCCCTCTACAATGCCAATATCCCCAACGAGTATGAGGTCCTTCATGTTCTTCCTTACAACTTCAAAGTGGACGAGCAGGAGTTCATCGAAGATCCTTTCGGCATGAACGCGAGCCGGCTCGAGGTCGATACCCATATCATCACGGCCCAGAAATCGAGCCTCAGCAATCTCAAAAAAGCGGTCAAGTCAGCCGGCATCGAGATCGACAATGTCGTCCTCGCGGGCTACGCTTCCGCTATCTCCGTACTCAATGACGACGAAAGGGAGTTGGGTGTCTGCGTCATCGACATGGGCGGTTCAACCTGCGAGATGGTCGTCCATTCGGGCAACTCCATCCGTTTCAACACGTTTCTGGCTGTCGGATCGAACCATATTACCAACGACCTCTCGATGGCGCTGCACACTCCCTTGCATGTCGCCGAGCGGATCAAGCTCGAATACGGCTCGCTCCGTTCCCCCTCCAGCGACCTGATCGAGATCCCCGTCATCGGCGACGAGGAGGAGAATCACGAAATCTCCCTGGAGATTGTCTACAACGTCATCCAGGCGCGTGTGCAGGAGACCCTTATGATTCTTGCCAAAGAGCTGGAAAAGAGCAATCTCCGCGACCAGATCGGAGCGGGCATCGTCCTCACAGGAGGCATGACCAAACTCGACGGCATCAGAGAACTGGCCATGGCGATCTTCGACAACATGCCCGTCCGCATCGCCAGACCATCCCCTGTCGAGGGGGATTTCGAACCGCTCAACGATCCCGCCTTCGCGACGGTCATGGGACTGCTCGAATACGGGGCGGGAGGATATACCCAGTACGAAATCGATTCCCATAGAAAGATGCTTCACAAGAAAGAGCCTATCACGACCGACGAGGGAGAATTGCCCACCATTTCGCCGACCTCCACCGGTCAGGAAAAAGAGAATAGCATCAAACTGAAAAACGAGGATGTCAAACAGACCCTTGCGCGCGTCGCGCAGGAAGACAAAGAAACATTCGGCCAGTCACTGAAAAAGTTCTGGCATTGGATGACACAAATATTCTAG
- a CDS encoding peptidylprolyl isomerase, translating to MQKHRKYLVITIWISTIAFVGAGFVGWGTYQYGSKSNSVALVGDIPVSLEEFQQAYGNAFEQYNRAMGGTLDEATARKMGLQKQVLQSLVYQALVKNFAKDHGIVVSDEEVQKAILAIPAFQKDGKFDKNTYLAVLQNMRMKPKAFEESLKSEILIKKTLSLLSSDAAPLEVEAFGAALFMADRLRYKVFTADDVTVKADEKELKKYWEAHKEAYMTPKRFKLAILWVEPSDETPSDTEIESYYKENRTDFVNEKGEILPLESAKEKIVEAIRLKHAKKKAQLAYIDLKKGKKSASEERVVDAGDPLFDTKTWEAIEGAVAGTTLKPKIVGGRYAVIKIEKMILPKPKSFEEAYNDVKNDFMKIKRAEALKKVAQKSSENLTDAQESDYVTRDSVDKLPPLTKAEASLFLRQLFSAKKARGAILLDNKAVSYAIVEQKLLDSDKLKEHEAFVKENAGKIKSNLLQNNLITQLQQKYPIEIFLKEAE from the coding sequence ATGCAGAAACACAGAAAATATCTAGTCATCACCATCTGGATCAGCACGATCGCTTTCGTCGGCGCCGGTTTTGTGGGATGGGGCACCTACCAGTACGGAAGCAAAAGCAACAGCGTCGCGCTCGTCGGCGACATTCCCGTTTCGCTGGAAGAGTTTCAGCAGGCCTACGGAAATGCCTTTGAGCAGTACAACCGTGCAATGGGTGGCACGCTAGATGAAGCGACCGCCAGAAAAATGGGGCTTCAAAAACAGGTTCTGCAATCGCTTGTCTACCAGGCACTCGTCAAAAATTTCGCAAAAGACCACGGCATCGTGGTCAGTGACGAAGAGGTGCAAAAGGCGATTCTTGCGATTCCCGCATTCCAAAAAGACGGGAAATTCGACAAAAACACCTATCTCGCCGTGCTTCAGAACATGCGGATGAAACCAAAGGCGTTCGAAGAGAGTCTCAAAAGCGAAATCCTGATCAAGAAGACACTCTCCCTGCTCTCTTCCGACGCGGCACCGCTGGAGGTTGAAGCCTTCGGCGCGGCGCTTTTCATGGCCGACAGACTCCGCTACAAAGTCTTCACGGCCGACGATGTCACCGTAAAGGCGGATGAAAAGGAACTGAAGAAATACTGGGAAGCGCACAAAGAGGCCTACATGACCCCCAAACGTTTCAAACTGGCGATCCTCTGGGTCGAACCCTCCGACGAAACACCCTCCGATACCGAAATCGAAAGCTATTACAAAGAGAACCGAACCGATTTCGTGAATGAAAAGGGAGAGATTCTCCCCCTCGAATCGGCAAAAGAGAAGATCGTGGAAGCAATTCGCCTCAAACACGCGAAGAAAAAGGCTCAGCTTGCGTATATCGATCTTAAGAAAGGGAAAAAGAGTGCGAGCGAGGAGCGTGTTGTCGATGCGGGAGACCCACTTTTTGACACGAAGACATGGGAGGCGATCGAAGGCGCCGTTGCCGGGACGACCCTCAAACCCAAAATCGTAGGCGGCAGGTACGCGGTCATCAAAATCGAAAAGATGATTCTGCCCAAGCCGAAAAGTTTCGAGGAAGCCTACAATGATGTCAAAAACGACTTCATGAAGATAAAACGTGCCGAAGCGTTGAAAAAAGTCGCACAAAAGTCGAGCGAAAATCTTACGGATGCACAGGAATCTGACTATGTGACACGTGACAGCGTTGACAAACTTCCCCCTTTGACGAAAGCCGAAGCCTCCCTCTTTCTGCGGCAGCTTTTCAGTGCGAAAAAGGCCAGGGGCGCGATACTTCTTGACAACAAAGCTGTCAGTTATGCGATAGTGGAACAAAAGTTGCTTGACAGTGACAAACTGAAAGAGCACGAGGCGTTTGTCAAAGAGAATGCAGGAAAGATCAAATCCAATCTTCTCCAAAACAATCTGATAACGCAGCTGCAGCAAAAATATCCGATCGAGATATTTCTAAAGGAAGCTGAGTGA
- a CDS encoding adenosylmethionine--8-amino-7-oxononanoate transaminase, with protein MKNSEVTERDLAHIWHPCTQMKDHERLPLVPVRSGRGVWLEDFEGNRFIDGISSWWVNLFGHAHPYITRKLSEQAATLEHVLLAGFTHEPAVRLAERLCRIAPGGLEKLFFADNGSSAIEVALKMSYHAHLNAGERRPLFLSLTNSYHGETIGALSVGDVALYKKTYEPILIRSLQTPVPEDRSVEAAENAAIALEGILKERGGEISALIVEPLVQCAGYMHMYHPRYLSLAKKLCEAYGVHFIADEIAVGFGRTGTMFACEQADVVPDFMCLSKGLTGGYMPLAAVLTTDEIYSRFYCDYLEYRAFLHSHSYTGNPLGCSCANAVLDIFETENVLKSNREKIRWMTELLEPFGKLPNVRDVRQQGLIAAVELKGYRPEERVNLKLFDYCLKRGVFIRPLGHVLYFMPPYIITKEEMATMIETAYDAIRSL; from the coding sequence GTGAAAAACAGCGAAGTGACGGAGCGTGACCTGGCTCACATATGGCACCCGTGCACCCAGATGAAAGATCATGAACGGCTGCCTCTGGTGCCTGTCAGATCGGGCAGGGGCGTCTGGCTCGAAGATTTCGAAGGCAACCGGTTCATCGACGGTATCAGCAGCTGGTGGGTCAACCTTTTCGGTCATGCCCATCCCTACATCACCCGGAAGCTTTCCGAACAGGCGGCGACCCTTGAGCATGTGCTGCTGGCCGGTTTCACCCACGAACCGGCGGTGCGGCTGGCCGAAAGGCTCTGCCGTATCGCTCCGGGCGGTCTGGAAAAACTCTTCTTCGCCGACAATGGTTCCAGCGCGATCGAAGTGGCACTCAAGATGAGTTACCACGCCCACCTCAACGCGGGGGAGAGGAGACCGCTCTTTCTCTCCCTGACCAACAGCTACCACGGCGAGACGATCGGGGCGCTCTCCGTCGGTGACGTGGCACTCTACAAGAAGACCTACGAACCGATCCTCATCCGCTCCCTACAGACGCCGGTGCCGGAAGACCGGAGTGTCGAAGCGGCCGAAAACGCGGCAATCGCCCTCGAAGGTATTCTCAAAGAGCGCGGAGGAGAGATTTCCGCACTGATCGTGGAGCCGCTGGTACAGTGTGCCGGATACATGCACATGTACCATCCCCGTTATCTGAGCCTTGCCAAGAAGCTGTGCGAAGCCTACGGCGTGCACTTTATCGCCGACGAGATCGCCGTCGGATTCGGTCGGACCGGTACGATGTTCGCCTGCGAGCAGGCGGATGTCGTTCCCGATTTCATGTGCCTCTCCAAAGGGCTCACCGGCGGGTATATGCCCCTCGCCGCTGTGTTGACGACCGACGAAATCTACAGCCGTTTTTACTGCGACTATCTTGAATACAGAGCCTTTCTCCACTCCCACAGCTATACCGGAAACCCGCTCGGATGCAGCTGTGCCAATGCGGTATTGGATATTTTCGAAACAGAGAATGTGCTAAAGAGCAACCGTGAAAAAATTCGATGGATGACGGAGCTTCTCGAGCCTTTCGGGAAGCTGCCCAACGTCAGGGATGTCCGGCAGCAGGGGCTGATCGCAGCGGTGGAACTTAAGGGGTACCGCCCTGAAGAGCGGGTCAATCTCAAACTTTTCGACTACTGCCTCAAGCGGGGTGTTTTCATCCGTCCTCTGGGGCATGTCCTCTATTTCATGCCTCCCTACATTATCACGAAAGAGGAGATGGCAACCATGATCGAAACGGCCTACGATGCCATAAGGAGCCTGTGA
- a CDS encoding DUF72 domain-containing protein gives MADSNIRVGTSGFYYEHWRGVFYPEDLAKSHFFEYYMRRFKTVELNSTFYHLPRLKTTEHWAQMSPNDFLFSLKAYRGITHYRKLKDVEEDLYRYLHLVKPLKPKLGTILFQLPPSLHLDRELLADFLQLLPNGYRYTIEFRHASWLNDDIFNLLKSYNVALCVNDFGKRQMDWIATADFGYLRFHGPTGHYGGSYDDATLAAWADRLKKEIRSLRAIFVYFNNDFGGYAVMNAMTLMRMLGISYNSQKDSETR, from the coding sequence ATGGCGGATTCGAACATTCGGGTTGGAACCTCGGGTTTTTATTACGAGCACTGGCGCGGGGTTTTCTATCCCGAGGATCTTGCGAAATCGCACTTTTTCGAATACTATATGCGCCGTTTCAAAACGGTCGAGCTCAACAGCACCTTCTACCATCTGCCCCGTCTGAAGACGACAGAGCACTGGGCGCAGATGTCGCCGAACGACTTTCTCTTTTCGCTCAAGGCCTACCGGGGCATCACCCATTATCGTAAACTCAAAGATGTCGAAGAGGACCTTTACCGCTACCTTCATCTGGTCAAGCCGCTGAAGCCGAAACTCGGGACCATACTCTTCCAGCTTCCACCTTCGCTGCATCTGGACCGGGAACTGCTCGCCGATTTTCTTCAACTGCTTCCCAACGGATATCGCTACACGATCGAATTCCGCCATGCAAGCTGGCTGAACGACGACATTTTCAACCTGCTCAAAAGCTACAATGTGGCACTTTGTGTCAACGATTTCGGGAAACGGCAGATGGATTGGATCGCGACGGCCGATTTCGGCTATCTCCGTTTTCACGGACCGACGGGGCATTACGGGGGAAGTTACGACGACGCGACGCTGGCGGCATGGGCCGATCGTCTCAAAAAGGAGATCCGGTCACTGCGGGCGATCTTCGTCTATTTCAACAACGATTTCGGCGGATATGCCGTCATGAACGCGATGACTCTGATGAGAATGCTCGGAATAAGCTATAATTCGCAAAAAGATTCGGAAACGCGATGA
- the rsmH gene encoding 16S rRNA (cytosine(1402)-N(4))-methyltransferase RsmH, whose protein sequence is MNEKIPHVPVLLEEVLRCFEAMPREGFFIDCTLGYGGHSEAILEKFPKIRLIGIDRDPEAIAYATKRLAPFKERFEAKQGRFSDLLPSLLTLPVAGVLADFGVSSLQLDKKERGFSFLSENLDMRMDPEAPLSAYEVVNRYPQEELERIFREYAEERAYKRAARAIVEARAEKPIASGLELAEILGRVIPKRGKTNPATALFQAIRIEVNDELGEIERLLDILEKMPPKGAVVGLITFHSLEDRLVKQRFRKWSTECICPPEAFRCSCGGGHALGKQLGRKPVTASASELKENPRSRSAKLRCFKFKE, encoded by the coding sequence ATGAACGAAAAAATTCCCCACGTTCCTGTTCTTCTGGAAGAGGTTCTGCGCTGTTTCGAAGCGATGCCCCGCGAGGGCTTCTTCATCGACTGCACGCTGGGGTATGGCGGCCACAGCGAAGCGATTTTGGAAAAATTTCCGAAGATCCGTCTCATTGGAATCGACCGTGATCCGGAAGCGATCGCCTATGCGACGAAACGCCTCGCACCGTTTAAGGAGCGTTTCGAGGCGAAACAGGGACGCTTTTCCGATCTGCTGCCGTCTCTTTTGACGCTTCCTGTCGCCGGTGTTCTGGCCGATTTCGGTGTCTCATCACTTCAGCTGGACAAAAAGGAGAGGGGATTCAGTTTTCTTTCGGAAAACCTCGATATGCGGATGGATCCCGAAGCCCCATTGAGTGCCTACGAGGTCGTCAACCGCTATCCGCAGGAGGAGCTCGAGCGCATTTTCAGGGAGTACGCCGAAGAGCGCGCCTACAAAAGAGCGGCCAGGGCGATCGTGGAGGCGCGGGCCGAAAAACCGATCGCAAGCGGGTTGGAGCTGGCGGAGATTCTTGGCCGTGTCATCCCAAAACGGGGAAAGACCAATCCCGCCACGGCGCTTTTCCAGGCGATACGCATCGAAGTAAACGATGAATTGGGAGAGATCGAGCGGCTTTTGGATATTCTCGAAAAGATGCCGCCCAAAGGGGCGGTCGTCGGCCTGATCACATTCCATTCGCTGGAGGACAGGCTAGTGAAGCAGCGTTTCAGAAAGTGGAGTACCGAGTGCATCTGTCCCCCCGAAGCGTTCCGGTGTTCCTGCGGCGGCGGCCATGCCCTTGGCAAACAGCTCGGCCGTAAACCTGTAACGGCTTCCGCCTCGGAGCTGAAAGAGAATCCAAGAAGCCGCAGTGCGAAACTGCGCTGTTTCAAATTCAAGGAGTAG
- a CDS encoding efflux RND transporter permease subunit produces MIEKFIRFGIEKPILNHIFLAFLLLLSIFAYHNIPKEIFPPGTLDRVVITGHYSGASADILDKMAVHTIEDGLKNLSEIDTIESVIKNGAFSIGADIKPGNDPSLTLDDAKDIVANIRRDLPADMDEPIAKIAKRNFPLVLIAVAGDTKKKELLAVADEIKNDLANLRELSDIVIYGDADDELDIYIDSEKAKALGVSYRSLINALSQLASIFPVGAVKQRGEHYFISTINGEKKAKELENTILKVDGKSILLKDVATVRFQLSDPEEISHFNGIKNVSISVSKSERGNAIALSKEIRRMLEGYKKRYPQLTFDVYTDTSVWIKNRLNTVVSNIIFGLFLVFLSMLLFVNARIALVVAIGIPVSFMIGLVALEILDYSLNMLTLLGALIALGMLVDEAIVVAENIYRYIEEGMPPQEAALKGAVEMFPAVLTATMTTVFAFLPLLMLSGQLGEFIKVLPVMITVLLLSSLFEAFYFLPLHAKDMLKPTHEMSFTRRFWARNYAVYRAVLKPLVHYRYLSLPLMVGAIVLATWLLAKQSKFQLFPDFDTTQIYINGEVDINNDLRDNEKIVSKLEAALLKRLDRRDVASLTAVIGLKVDSNNKGEHADNLFHIFVNLHEPVPKNFFDRYLNPWLSPEYDDSDMMRVHSAQEIAGQIQSIVEPFRKMKDSYGPLFKEINVIVPQAGIVKSDIELSFGGAPEKVAYALKSVEKVLQEIKGVENITDDAMLGEDELKLRVNRYGQRLGFNEVLVTQALQPFFLEGEYGKMFNEEGLVRIRLQERFKDRYERFLHFELQVPGRMQWVKLSEIVDIGHKKSFAKIYKVDGKRVSTVYASLNKKFVTSGEVMDRLAPLFVKLEKEGVSIDIKGEEKENRTVRREIIQSAVVAIFLIFVALVWMFDSIALPLITLTTIPLSIFGVLIGHIVMGMNITMPSLIGIVGLSGVVVNDGLIMIDFIKHTRSIDELLERARLRLRPILLTSLTTVLGLSSLMFFASGQALILQPMAVTLGFGLIWATVLNLYFVPLLFSVLYRVKA; encoded by the coding sequence ATGATCGAAAAATTCATCCGTTTCGGAATCGAAAAGCCGATACTGAACCATATTTTTCTCGCGTTCTTGCTCCTTCTTTCGATTTTCGCCTACCACAATATCCCCAAGGAGATCTTTCCGCCCGGCACGCTCGATAGGGTCGTCATCACAGGGCACTACAGCGGTGCGAGCGCGGATATACTGGACAAAATGGCCGTTCATACGATCGAGGACGGGCTCAAGAATCTAAGTGAAATCGATACGATCGAATCGGTCATCAAGAACGGCGCCTTTTCGATCGGTGCCGATATCAAGCCGGGGAACGATCCCTCCCTGACGCTTGATGATGCCAAAGATATCGTCGCCAACATCCGCAGGGATCTTCCGGCAGACATGGACGAACCGATCGCCAAGATCGCCAAACGCAATTTTCCCCTGGTACTCATCGCCGTCGCGGGCGATACGAAGAAGAAGGAACTGCTCGCCGTGGCGGACGAGATCAAAAACGATCTTGCCAATCTCAGGGAACTCAGCGACATCGTCATATACGGCGACGCGGATGACGAACTCGACATCTACATCGACAGCGAAAAGGCGAAGGCGCTCGGGGTCTCCTACCGCTCTTTGATCAATGCGCTCTCCCAGCTTGCTTCGATCTTTCCTGTCGGTGCCGTGAAGCAGCGGGGGGAACACTATTTCATCAGTACCATAAACGGTGAAAAAAAGGCGAAAGAGCTGGAAAACACGATTCTCAAGGTCGACGGGAAGAGTATTCTTCTCAAGGATGTGGCCACCGTGAGGTTCCAGCTCAGCGATCCTGAGGAGATTTCGCATTTCAACGGTATCAAAAACGTCTCCATCTCCGTCAGCAAGTCGGAGCGGGGCAATGCCATCGCCCTTTCCAAAGAGATAAGGCGGATGCTCGAGGGGTACAAAAAGAGATATCCGCAGCTGACTTTCGACGTCTATACCGATACCTCCGTCTGGATAAAAAACCGCCTCAACACGGTTGTCTCCAACATCATCTTCGGTCTCTTTCTGGTCTTTCTCTCCATGCTGCTTTTCGTCAACGCCCGCATCGCCCTGGTCGTCGCCATCGGTATTCCTGTCAGTTTCATGATCGGCCTGGTGGCCCTCGAAATTCTCGACTACAGTCTCAATATGCTGACACTGCTGGGGGCGCTGATCGCGCTGGGGATGCTGGTGGACGAGGCGATCGTCGTGGCGGAGAATATCTACCGCTACATCGAAGAGGGAATGCCGCCGCAGGAAGCGGCTCTCAAAGGGGCGGTGGAGATGTTTCCCGCTGTGCTGACAGCGACGATGACCACCGTTTTCGCATTTCTTCCCCTGCTCATGCTCAGCGGCCAGCTGGGGGAGTTCATCAAGGTGTTGCCGGTGATGATCACGGTACTGCTGCTCAGTTCGCTTTTCGAAGCTTTCTATTTTCTGCCGCTGCATGCGAAAGATATGCTCAAACCGACGCATGAAATGAGTTTCACACGCCGTTTCTGGGCACGCAACTACGCCGTGTACCGTGCCGTTCTCAAACCTCTGGTCCACTACAGGTATCTGTCGCTTCCCCTGATGGTCGGCGCGATCGTGCTGGCAACGTGGCTGTTGGCGAAACAGAGCAAATTTCAACTCTTCCCCGATTTCGATACGACGCAGATATACATCAATGGCGAGGTGGACATCAACAACGACCTGCGGGACAACGAAAAGATCGTCTCGAAACTCGAAGCGGCGCTTCTGAAAAGACTTGATAGAAGAGATGTCGCCTCTTTGACGGCGGTCATCGGCCTGAAGGTGGACAGCAACAACAAAGGAGAACACGCCGACAATCTCTTTCACATTTTCGTGAATCTGCACGAACCGGTCCCGAAGAACTTTTTCGACAGGTATCTCAATCCCTGGCTGAGTCCCGAATACGACGACAGCGACATGATGCGTGTCCACTCGGCCCAGGAGATCGCCGGGCAGATTCAGAGCATCGTCGAGCCTTTCCGAAAGATGAAGGACAGCTACGGTCCCCTTTTCAAGGAGATCAACGTCATCGTGCCCCAGGCGGGCATCGTCAAAAGCGATATCGAACTCTCCTTCGGCGGGGCTCCCGAAAAGGTGGCATACGCCCTCAAAAGCGTCGAAAAGGTGCTGCAGGAGATAAAAGGGGTCGAAAACATCACGGACGATGCCATGCTGGGCGAGGATGAGCTAAAACTAAGAGTCAACCGTTATGGCCAGCGTCTTGGATTCAACGAAGTGCTGGTCACGCAGGCGCTGCAGCCCTTCTTTCTGGAAGGCGAGTACGGAAAGATGTTCAACGAGGAGGGATTGGTGCGCATCCGGCTTCAGGAGAGGTTCAAGGACCGTTACGAGCGGTTTTTGCATTTTGAACTTCAGGTACCCGGAAGGATGCAGTGGGTGAAACTTTCGGAGATTGTCGATATCGGGCACAAAAAGAGCTTCGCGAAAATCTACAAAGTCGACGGAAAACGAGTCAGCACTGTCTATGCCTCCTTGAACAAAAAATTCGTCACTTCCGGCGAAGTGATGGACCGGCTCGCCCCCCTTTTTGTAAAACTCGAAAAAGAGGGTGTGTCGATCGATATCAAAGGAGAGGAGAAGGAGAACCGTACCGTCAGAAGAGAGATCATTCAGTCCGCCGTCGTGGCGATTTTTCTGATATTCGTCGCGCTTGTCTGGATGTTCGACTCCATCGCCCTGCCGTTGATTACGCTGACGACGATTCCTCTTTCGATCTTCGGCGTGCTGATCGGCCACATCGTCATGGGAATGAATATCACGATGCCGAGTCTCATCGGCATCGTGGGTCTTTCGGGGGTGGTGGTCAACGATGGGCTGATCATGATCGATTTCATCAAACATACGCGCTCCATCGACGAACTGCTGGAGAGGGCCAGACTGCGATTGCGGCCGATTCTGCTCACATCCCTCACCACTGTTCTGGGACTTTCGTCGCTAATGTTTTTCGCTTCCGGGCAGGCTCTGATACTCCAGCCCATGGCGGTGACCCTCGGTTTCGGTCTGATCTGGGCGACGGTTCTTAATCTCTACTTCGTTCCGCTGCTCTTTTCGGTACTCTACAGGGTGAAGGCGTAG
- a CDS encoding DUF2018 family protein codes for MLFEDEEDIFTGGSPKRKFFDIVYHANRNLVENEIDKLVMRLCIVESMLEEKIGEEALENEVRRHSALPSEELEDCMASKYIGLTADILTQNE; via the coding sequence ATGTTATTCGAAGATGAAGAGGATATCTTTACGGGCGGATCGCCGAAGAGAAAATTTTTCGACATTGTCTACCATGCCAACCGCAATCTCGTGGAAAACGAGATCGACAAGCTGGTGATGCGTCTGTGTATCGTGGAGTCGATGCTCGAAGAGAAAATCGGCGAAGAGGCCCTCGAGAACGAAGTGCGGCGGCACTCGGCACTTCCGTCCGAAGAGCTCGAGGATTGCATGGCAAGCAAATACATCGGATTGACGGCGGACATTCTGACGCAGAATGAGTAG
- a CDS encoding polyprenyl synthetase family protein translates to MLEAVESKMREYIAELENDEVAKLFEALPHGKRLRAKLVLKVAKSDDRAVVLAAVIEMIHAASLLHDDVIDDAMTRRGVPSMNATEGSKQAIMMGDILYSKGFEELTAFERKIASTVARAVTQLSIGELMDVRLSDRFNPDVAAYMRMIYQKTAALIEATAASAALLAGKDEKIYGIYGKNLGIAFQIIDDILDITQTSERLGKPAMHDFEEGKTTLPYIYLYESLDETAKERLVSLHRKPLTDEERAWITGMMEETGALRRAYLYAKELGEEAVALMEGEGETSLAEIVTAMIEREF, encoded by the coding sequence ATGCTTGAAGCTGTTGAATCGAAGATGCGCGAATACATCGCCGAGCTGGAAAACGACGAGGTGGCGAAACTTTTCGAAGCGCTGCCGCATGGGAAGCGTCTTCGCGCGAAACTGGTGCTGAAAGTGGCGAAAAGTGACGACAGAGCCGTCGTGCTGGCCGCGGTTATCGAAATGATCCATGCGGCGAGCCTGCTTCATGACGATGTGATCGATGATGCGATGACGCGCCGCGGCGTGCCTTCGATGAACGCGACCGAAGGGAGCAAGCAGGCGATCATGATGGGAGACATCCTCTATTCCAAAGGATTCGAGGAGCTGACGGCATTCGAGAGGAAAATCGCCTCCACCGTGGCCCGCGCCGTAACGCAACTGAGCATCGGGGAGCTTATGGATGTGCGCCTTTCGGATCGCTTCAACCCCGACGTGGCCGCCTATATGCGGATGATTTATCAGAAGACGGCGGCGCTGATTGAGGCGACCGCCGCATCGGCGGCATTGCTGGCCGGAAAAGATGAAAAAATCTACGGCATTTACGGCAAAAATCTCGGCATCGCCTTTCAGATCATCGACGACATTCTCGACATCACCCAGACGTCCGAACGGCTCGGCAAGCCGGCGATGCACGATTTCGAAGAGGGCAAAACGACACTTCCTTATATCTACCTCTACGAATCTCTCGACGAAACGGCGAAAGAGCGTCTTGTTTCCCTCCATCGAAAGCCGCTCACGGATGAAGAGAGAGCGTGGATTACAGGTATGATGGAAGAGACCGGGGCGCTGCGCAGGGCCTATCTCTACGCCAAAGAGCTGGGAGAGGAGGCGGTCGCGCTCATGGAAGGGGAGGGCGAAACCTCACTGGCCGAGATCGTCACGGCGATGATCGAAAGGGAGTTTTGA